Proteins co-encoded in one Pseudomonas beijingensis genomic window:
- a CDS encoding CreA family protein, which yields MGLAKGLIGLLLAVPLLASAEEIGQVSTVFKFVGPNDRIVVEAFDDPKVEGVTCYLSRAKTGGVKGGLGLAEDRAEASIACRQVGPISFKGELKDGEEVFRERTSLVFKTMQVVRFLDKKRNTLVYLVYSDRVIEGSPQNAVTAIPILPWR from the coding sequence ATGGGTTTGGCAAAAGGATTGATCGGCTTGCTGCTGGCAGTGCCGCTGTTGGCTTCGGCCGAGGAAATCGGCCAGGTGTCGACCGTGTTCAAGTTCGTCGGGCCCAATGACCGGATTGTGGTCGAGGCGTTCGACGATCCCAAGGTGGAGGGCGTGACCTGTTACCTGTCGCGGGCCAAGACCGGCGGTGTAAAAGGCGGTCTGGGTCTGGCCGAGGATCGCGCCGAGGCGTCCATCGCCTGTCGCCAGGTCGGGCCCATCAGCTTCAAGGGGGAGCTCAAGGACGGCGAAGAGGTGTTCCGCGAGCGCACTTCGTTGGTGTTCAAGACCATGCAGGTGGTGCGGTTCCTCGACAAGAAACGCAATACGCTGGTGTACCTGGTCTACAGCGATCGCGTGATCGAGGGCAGTCCGCAGAATGCGGTGACGGCCATTCCGATCTTGCCTTGGCGTTAA
- the proB gene encoding glutamate 5-kinase translates to MRSKVTGAQRWVVKIGSALLTADGKGLDRQAMAVWVEQMVALHEAGVELVLVSSGAVAAGMSRLGWTSRPSAMHELQAAAAIGQMGLVQAWESSFAEHGRHTAQILLTHDDLSDRKRYLNARSTLRALVELKVIPVINENDTVVTDEIRFGDNDTLAALVANLVEADLLVILTDRDGMFNADPRNNPDAKLIYEARADDPALDAVAGGTGGALGRGGMQTKLRAARLAARSGAHTIIVGGRLERVLDRLKSGERIGTLLSPERGMLAARKQWLAGHLQTRGTLVLDAGAVSALSQGNKSLLPVGVKLVQGSFRRGEMVVCVAPDGREIARGLANYSALEAQKIIGQSSDAIVGLLGYMAEPELVHRDNLILV, encoded by the coding sequence ATGCGGAGCAAGGTGACGGGTGCGCAGCGCTGGGTCGTGAAGATCGGTAGCGCACTGCTGACAGCGGATGGCAAGGGCCTGGATCGCCAGGCAATGGCGGTGTGGGTCGAGCAGATGGTGGCCTTGCATGAGGCTGGCGTCGAGCTGGTATTGGTCTCTTCCGGCGCTGTGGCTGCCGGTATGAGCCGCCTGGGCTGGACGTCGCGACCCAGCGCGATGCACGAGTTGCAGGCCGCTGCCGCCATCGGCCAGATGGGCCTGGTGCAGGCTTGGGAATCAAGCTTTGCCGAGCACGGTCGCCATACGGCGCAGATCCTGCTGACCCACGACGACCTGTCCGACCGCAAGCGTTACCTCAATGCCCGCAGTACCTTGCGGGCGTTGGTCGAGCTGAAAGTCATCCCGGTGATCAACGAGAACGATACGGTGGTCACCGACGAGATCCGTTTCGGCGACAACGACACCCTGGCCGCGCTGGTGGCGAACCTGGTGGAGGCGGACCTGCTGGTGATCCTCACGGATCGCGACGGCATGTTCAACGCCGATCCGCGCAATAACCCCGATGCGAAGCTGATCTATGAAGCCCGTGCCGACGATCCGGCGCTGGATGCGGTGGCGGGCGGCACGGGCGGTGCGCTGGGCCGTGGCGGCATGCAGACCAAATTGCGTGCCGCCCGTTTGGCGGCGCGCTCCGGAGCTCACACCATCATTGTCGGCGGTCGGCTGGAGCGGGTGTTGGATCGTCTGAAGTCGGGCGAACGCATTGGCACTTTGCTCTCCCCGGAACGCGGCATGCTGGCGGCGCGCAAGCAGTGGCTGGCCGGGCACCTGCAAACCCGTGGCACTCTGGTGCTGGACGCTGGCGCCGTGTCGGCCTTGTCCCAAGGCAACAAGAGCCTGCTGCCGGTGGGCGTGAAGCTGGTCCAGGGCAGTTTCCGTCGGGGCGAAATGGTGGTGTGCGTGGCGCCGGACGGTCGCGAGATCGCCCGTGGCCTGGCCAACTACAGCGCGCTGGAAGCGCAGAAAATCATTGGTCAGTCGTCTGATGCGATTGTTGGTCTGTTGGGTTACATGGCGGAGCCCGAACTGGTCCACCGTGACAACCTTATCCTCGTCTAA
- the cgtA gene encoding Obg family GTPase CgtA — translation MKFVDEVSIRVKAGDGGNGCMSFRREKFIENGGPNGGDGGDGGSIYMLADENLNTLVDYRYTRHFDAERGSNGGSTDCTGKKGEDLILRVPVGTTVIDSATQEVIGDLTKAGQRLLVAHGGWHGLGNTRFKSSTNRAPRQTTPGKPGEQRDLKLEMKVLADVGLLGLPNAGKSTFIRSVSAAKPKVADYPFTTLVPNLGVVSVDRWKSFVIADIPGLIEGASEGAGLGIRFLKHLSRTRLLLHLVDMAPLDETDAADAAEVIVNELTKFSPALAERDRWLVLNKCDQILEEEHEERVKEIVDRLEWEGPVYVISAIAKENTERLCHDIMRYLEDRADRLANDPAYKEELAELDQRIEDEARAQLQALDDQRALRRSGVKSVHDIGDDDWDEEDVDDEDGPEIIYVRD, via the coding sequence ATGAAGTTTGTTGATGAAGTATCGATTCGAGTGAAGGCCGGTGACGGCGGCAATGGCTGCATGAGTTTCCGTCGGGAAAAGTTCATTGAAAACGGTGGTCCGAACGGTGGTGACGGGGGCGACGGTGGCTCGATCTACATGCTCGCCGACGAAAACCTCAACACCTTGGTGGACTACCGTTACACCCGGCACTTCGATGCCGAGCGTGGCTCCAACGGTGGCAGCACCGACTGCACCGGCAAGAAGGGCGAAGACCTGATCCTGCGTGTGCCAGTCGGCACCACGGTGATCGATTCCGCCACCCAGGAAGTGATTGGCGACCTGACCAAGGCTGGCCAGCGTCTGCTGGTCGCCCATGGCGGCTGGCACGGCCTGGGCAACACCCGTTTCAAATCCAGTACCAACCGTGCGCCGCGCCAGACCACGCCAGGCAAGCCCGGCGAGCAGCGCGACCTGAAGCTGGAAATGAAAGTGCTGGCTGACGTGGGTCTGCTGGGTCTGCCGAACGCCGGTAAAAGCACCTTCATTCGCTCGGTGTCGGCGGCCAAGCCGAAAGTGGCTGATTACCCGTTTACCACCCTGGTGCCGAACCTGGGCGTGGTCAGCGTCGACCGCTGGAAGAGTTTCGTGATCGCCGACATTCCAGGGTTGATCGAAGGCGCTTCCGAGGGCGCGGGCCTGGGGATTCGTTTCCTCAAGCATTTGTCTCGCACCCGTCTGTTGCTGCACCTCGTCGACATGGCGCCGCTGGATGAAACCGATGCCGCTGATGCCGCCGAAGTCATTGTCAATGAGCTGACCAAGTTCAGCCCGGCCCTGGCCGAGCGTGATCGCTGGCTGGTGCTGAACAAGTGCGACCAGATCCTCGAAGAAGAGCATGAGGAGCGGGTCAAGGAAATCGTCGACCGCCTGGAGTGGGAAGGTCCGGTCTATGTGATCTCGGCCATCGCCAAGGAAAACACCGAGCGCCTGTGCCACGACATCATGCGTTACCTGGAAGATCGCGCTGATCGCCTGGCCAACGATCCGGCCTACAAGGAAGAACTGGCCGAGCTTGACCAGCGCATCGAAGACGAGGCCCGTGCCCAGTTGCAGGCGCTGGACGATCAGCGTGCCCTGCGTCGCAGTGGCGTGAAGTCGGTCCATGACATCGGTGACGACGATTGGGATGAGGAAGATGTGGATGACGAAGACGGTCCGGAAATCATCTACGTTCGCGACTGA
- the rpmA gene encoding 50S ribosomal protein L27 gives MAHKKAGGSTRNGRDSEAKRLGVKMYGGQKIIPGNIIVRQRGTQFHAGYGVGMGKDHTLFAKIEGVIKFEVKGAFNRRYVSVVAA, from the coding sequence ATGGCACACAAAAAAGCTGGTGGTAGTACCCGTAACGGTCGCGACTCAGAAGCCAAACGCCTTGGCGTGAAGATGTATGGCGGCCAGAAAATCATTCCGGGCAACATCATCGTGCGTCAGCGCGGCACCCAATTCCACGCCGGTTACGGTGTTGGCATGGGTAAGGATCACACCCTCTTCGCGAAAATCGAAGGCGTGATCAAGTTTGAAGTAAAGGGCGCGTTCAACCGCCGTTACGTGAGCGTTGTCGCAGCTTAA
- the rplU gene encoding 50S ribosomal protein L21 yields the protein MSYAVIVTGGKQYKVAPGEYLKIEKLEIATGESVTFDRVLLVANGDDVNIGAPVVAGATVVAEVISQGRHDKVRIIKFRRRKHHMKRMGHRQWYTEIKITGIQA from the coding sequence ATGTCGTACGCAGTAATTGTTACTGGTGGCAAGCAATACAAGGTCGCCCCAGGTGAATACCTGAAGATCGAAAAACTGGAAATCGCTACCGGCGAATCCGTGACTTTTGATCGCGTTCTGTTGGTCGCCAATGGCGATGACGTGAATATCGGCGCTCCAGTCGTTGCTGGCGCTACCGTTGTGGCTGAAGTGATCTCCCAAGGTCGTCACGATAAAGTCCGCATCATCAAGTTCCGTCGTCGTAAGCACCACATGAAGCGTATGGGCCACCGCCAGTGGTACACCGAGATCAAAATCACCGGTATTCAGGCTTAA
- a CDS encoding polyprenyl synthetase family protein, translated as MQPQAFYRAVADDFSAVDGIIKKQLTSRVPLVSKIGDYITSAGGKRLRPLLVLLCGKALGREGDDMRLLAATIEFLHTATLLHDDVVDMSGMRRGRSTANAMWGNAPSVLVGDFLYSRSFEMMVELGSMPVMKILSQATRIIAEGEVLQLSKVRDASTTEETYMEVIRGKTAMLFEASTHSAAALAGASAEQSEALRTFGDHLGVAFQLVDDLLDYKGDAETLGKNVGDDLAEGKPTLPLIYTMREGTPEQAALVRQAIQKGGIEDLESIRVAVEASGSLEYTANLARDYVARAIKCLDALPASEYRDALVELSEFAVARTH; from the coding sequence ATGCAACCCCAAGCTTTCTACCGCGCGGTGGCGGACGATTTTAGCGCCGTCGACGGCATCATCAAGAAGCAGCTGACTTCCCGAGTGCCACTGGTATCGAAAATCGGCGACTACATCACGTCGGCCGGTGGTAAACGCCTGCGTCCTTTATTGGTGCTGTTGTGTGGCAAGGCCCTGGGTCGTGAAGGCGACGACATGCGCCTGCTGGCCGCCACCATCGAATTCCTGCACACCGCGACCCTGCTGCACGACGACGTGGTCGACATGTCCGGCATGCGCCGTGGCCGCTCGACCGCCAATGCCATGTGGGGCAATGCCCCCAGCGTGCTGGTGGGTGACTTCCTGTATTCGCGCTCGTTCGAAATGATGGTCGAACTGGGCTCGATGCCGGTGATGAAGATCCTGTCCCAGGCCACGCGCATCATCGCCGAAGGCGAAGTGCTGCAGTTGTCCAAGGTGCGCGATGCCAGCACCACCGAAGAAACCTACATGGAAGTCATCCGCGGCAAGACCGCGATGCTCTTCGAAGCCTCGACCCACAGCGCCGCAGCCCTGGCCGGCGCCAGCGCCGAGCAGAGCGAAGCGCTGCGCACCTTCGGCGACCACCTGGGCGTGGCCTTCCAGTTGGTGGACGACCTACTCGACTACAAGGGCGACGCCGAGACCCTGGGCAAGAACGTCGGTGACGACCTGGCCGAAGGCAAGCCGACCCTGCCGCTGATCTACACCATGCGCGAAGGCACGCCGGAACAGGCAGCACTGGTGCGCCAGGCGATCCAGAAAGGCGGGATCGAAGACCTGGAAAGCATCCGTGTCGCGGTCGAAGCCTCCGGCTCGCTGGAGTACACCGCGAACCTGGCCCGCGACTACGTCGCCCGCGCGATCAAATGCCTCGATGCCCTGCCGGCCAGCGAGTACCGCGATGCGCTGGTGGAGTTGAGCGAGTTTGCGGTGGCCCGTACTCACTGA
- a CDS encoding zinc ribbon domain-containing protein YjdM: MSTLPPCPKCNSEYTYEDGTQLVCPECAHEWSASGEVEVASDDTVKKDSVGNVLQDGDTITVIKDLKVKGTSLVVKVGTKVKNIRLCDGDHDIDCKIDGIGPMKLKSEFVRKV; the protein is encoded by the coding sequence GTGAGCACGTTGCCTCCCTGCCCAAAATGCAATTCCGAATACACTTACGAAGACGGCACCCAACTGGTCTGCCCGGAGTGTGCCCACGAATGGTCCGCCAGCGGCGAAGTTGAAGTGGCGTCCGATGACACCGTGAAGAAAGATTCGGTCGGCAACGTCCTGCAGGACGGCGACACCATCACCGTGATCAAGGACCTCAAGGTCAAGGGCACGTCGCTGGTGGTCAAGGTCGGCACCAAGGTCAAGAACATCCGCCTGTGCGATGGCGACCACGACATCGACTGCAAGATCGACGGCATCGGCCCGATGAAACTCAAATCCGAGTTCGTCAGAAAAGTCTGA
- a CDS encoding PA4570 family protein: protein MTYLIDAWLDRPHPYLRILHRETGEVCAVLEEEALNELQDQGDLDLNSLNSSEPLVLKELVRNLFLFCYARALRPTGDFSGRFHG from the coding sequence ATGACTTATTTGATCGATGCCTGGCTGGACCGCCCACATCCCTACCTCAGGATCCTGCATCGGGAAACCGGGGAAGTCTGTGCAGTGCTTGAAGAAGAAGCCTTGAACGAGCTGCAGGACCAAGGAGACCTGGACCTCAACAGCCTCAATTCCAGTGAGCCGCTGGTGCTCAAGGAACTGGTGCGCAATCTGTTCCTGTTTTGCTATGCCCGGGCGTTGCGCCCTACGGGGGATTTCAGCGGCAGGTTTCACGGATGA
- a CDS encoding FKBP-type peptidyl-prolyl cis-trans isomerase, producing the protein MSEVNLSTDETRVSYGIGRQLGDQLRDNPPPGVSLDAILAGLTDAFAGKPSRVGQDEMSASFKVIREIMQAEAAAKAEAAAGEGRAFLAENAKRDGITTLASGLQFEVLTQGEGAKPTREDQVRTHYHGTLIDGTVFDSSYDRGQPAEFPVGGVIPGWTEALQLMNAGSKWRLYVPSELAYGAQGVGSIPPHSVLVFDVELLDVL; encoded by the coding sequence ATGTCCGAAGTTAACCTGTCCACCGACGAAACCCGCGTCAGCTACGGCATTGGCCGTCAGTTGGGCGACCAACTGCGCGACAACCCACCACCGGGTGTCAGCCTGGACGCGATCCTGGCCGGCCTGACCGACGCGTTCGCCGGCAAGCCAAGCCGCGTGGGCCAGGACGAGATGTCCGCCAGCTTCAAGGTCATTCGTGAAATCATGCAAGCGGAAGCCGCCGCCAAGGCTGAAGCCGCTGCTGGCGAAGGCCGTGCGTTCCTGGCGGAAAACGCCAAGCGTGACGGCATCACCACCCTGGCTTCCGGCCTGCAATTCGAAGTGCTGACCCAGGGTGAAGGCGCCAAGCCGACCCGTGAAGACCAGGTACGTACCCACTACCACGGCACCCTGATCGACGGCACTGTGTTCGACAGCTCCTACGATCGCGGCCAGCCAGCTGAATTCCCGGTAGGCGGCGTGATCCCAGGCTGGACCGAAGCACTGCAACTGATGAATGCCGGCAGCAAATGGCGCCTCTACGTGCCGAGCGAACTGGCTTACGGCGCTCAAGGCGTTGGCAGCATTCCACCGCACAGCGTGCTGGTGTTTGACGTCGAGCTGTTGGACGTACTGTAA
- a CDS encoding TIGR00645 family protein: MERFIENAMYASRWLLAPIYFGLSLGLLALALKFFQEVFHIIPNVFAMAESELILVLLSLIDMALVGGLLVMVMISGYENFVSQLDIDSDKEKLNWLGTMDSSSLKMKVAASIVAISSIHLLRIFMDAKNVDPEHLMWYVIIHMTFVVSAFAMGYLDKLTKH, from the coding sequence ATGGAACGCTTTATCGAAAACGCAATGTACGCCTCCCGTTGGCTGCTGGCGCCGATCTACTTCGGGCTGTCCTTGGGCCTGCTGGCCTTGGCACTGAAATTCTTCCAGGAAGTCTTTCACATCATCCCCAATGTGTTTGCCATGGCCGAGTCCGAGCTGATCCTGGTACTGCTGTCGCTGATCGACATGGCGCTGGTGGGCGGCTTGCTGGTGATGGTGATGATTTCCGGCTACGAGAACTTCGTTTCGCAACTGGACATCGACTCCGACAAGGAAAAGCTCAACTGGCTGGGCACCATGGACTCTTCATCGCTGAAGATGAAAGTCGCCGCCTCGATCGTGGCCATTTCCTCCATCCACCTGCTGCGCATCTTCATGGACGCCAAGAACGTCGATCCCGAGCACCTGATGTGGTACGTGATCATCCACATGACCTTCGTGGTCTCGGCCTTTGCCATGGGTTACCTGGACAAGCTGACCAAGCACTGA
- a CDS encoding PA4575 family protein → MSRNLCLTRQCLGLVTRIECAIRPLAGDTGMWTLLFAAGMAGEQPSAIKAQGPFPGPTAAESILDTIVQSLTLHGYELADDPQIWSLHMQAQLREINGGRCRNVGGFEFRPLH, encoded by the coding sequence ATGTCGCGCAACCTTTGCCTCACTCGTCAATGCCTGGGCCTTGTCACCCGTATCGAATGCGCCATCCGCCCCCTGGCGGGAGATACCGGTATGTGGACCTTGCTCTTCGCCGCCGGAATGGCTGGCGAACAACCCTCCGCCATCAAGGCGCAAGGGCCATTTCCCGGCCCGACTGCCGCCGAATCCATCCTCGATACCATTGTGCAAAGCCTGACCCTGCACGGCTATGAGCTGGCCGACGACCCGCAGATCTGGTCCTTGCACATGCAGGCCCAACTGCGTGAAATCAATGGAGGCCGTTGTCGCAATGTCGGCGGCTTCGAGTTTCGTCCGCTGCATTGA
- a CDS encoding Lon protease family protein, whose product MPDPVAASLRLAPEALTRPFSAEQFSFSTTNDLEPFRGVLGQERAVEALQFGVAMPRPGYNVFVMGEPGTGRFSFVKRYLKAEGKRLQTPADWVYVNNFDEPREPRALELPSGTAGAFIGDINGLIDNLLATFPAVFEHPSYQQKKSAIDRAFNQRYDRALDVIERLALEKDVALYRDSSNIAFTPMSEGKALDEAEFAQLPEAERERFHEDISGLEERLNEELASLPQWKRESSNQLRQLNEETITLALQPLLAPLSEKYAENAAVCGYLQAMQVYLLKTVVEQLVDDSKTDAIARKLLEEQYAPSLVVGHPSSGGAPVVFEPHPTYDNLFGRIEYSTDQGALYTTYRQLRPGALHRANGGFLILEAEKMLGEPFVWDALKRALQSRKLKMESPLGELGRLATVTLTPQHIPLQVKVVIIGARQLYYALQDLDPDFQEMFRVLVDFDEDIPMGDESLEQFAQLLKTRTSEEGMAPLTADAVARLATYSARLAEHQGRLSARIGDLFQLVSEADFIRQLAGDEMTDAGHIERALKAKATRTGRVSARILDDMLAGIILIDTAGAAVGKCNGLTVLEVGDSAFGVPARISATVYPGGSGIVDIEREVNLGQPIHSKGVMILTGYLGSRYAQEFPLAISASIALEQSYGYVDGDSASLGEACTLISALSKTPLKQCFAITGSINQFGEVQAVGGVNEKIEGFFRLCEARGLTGEQGAIIPQANVATLMLDEKVLAAVRAGQFHVYAVRQADEALSLLVGEPAGEPDENGEFPEGSVNARVVERLRVIAEMISEDDIKEAEKELAQQALAEAKPA is encoded by the coding sequence ATGCCTGATCCTGTTGCTGCCAGCTTGCGTCTAGCGCCCGAAGCGCTGACCCGTCCGTTTTCCGCTGAACAGTTCAGCTTCTCTACCACCAATGATCTGGAGCCCTTCCGCGGTGTGCTTGGCCAGGAACGTGCGGTCGAAGCCTTGCAGTTCGGCGTGGCCATGCCGCGCCCCGGTTACAACGTCTTTGTCATGGGCGAGCCCGGCACCGGCCGGTTTTCGTTCGTCAAACGTTATCTCAAGGCCGAAGGCAAACGCCTGCAGACCCCGGCGGACTGGGTCTACGTCAATAATTTCGATGAACCTCGCGAACCCCGTGCCCTGGAGCTGCCGTCCGGCACCGCCGGTGCGTTTATCGGTGACATCAACGGTTTGATCGACAACCTGCTGGCGACCTTCCCGGCGGTGTTCGAGCACCCGTCCTACCAGCAGAAAAAAAGCGCCATCGACCGCGCCTTCAACCAGCGCTACGACCGGGCCCTGGATGTGATCGAGCGCCTGGCGCTGGAGAAGGATGTCGCGCTGTACCGTGACAGCAGCAACATCGCCTTCACGCCGATGAGCGAAGGCAAGGCCCTGGACGAGGCGGAATTCGCCCAGTTGCCGGAAGCCGAGCGCGAGCGTTTCCACGAGGACATCTCCGGCCTGGAAGAGCGCTTGAACGAAGAGCTCGCCAGCCTGCCGCAATGGAAGCGCGAGTCCAGCAACCAGCTGCGCCAGCTCAACGAAGAAACCATCACCCTGGCCCTGCAACCGTTGCTGGCGCCGCTGTCGGAAAAGTACGCGGAGAACGCCGCGGTCTGTGGCTACCTGCAAGCCATGCAGGTCTATCTGCTCAAGACCGTGGTCGAGCAACTGGTGGACGACAGCAAGACCGACGCCATCGCCCGCAAACTGCTGGAAGAGCAGTACGCGCCGAGCCTGGTGGTCGGGCATCCATCCAGTGGTGGCGCACCGGTGGTGTTCGAGCCGCACCCGACCTACGACAACCTGTTCGGCCGGATTGAATACAGCACCGACCAGGGCGCGCTCTACACCACGTACCGGCAGTTGCGTCCGGGTGCCTTGCACCGGGCCAATGGTGGCTTCCTGATCCTTGAAGCGGAAAAAATGCTCGGCGAACCGTTCGTATGGGATGCGCTCAAGCGCGCCCTGCAATCGCGCAAGCTGAAGATGGAATCGCCCCTGGGTGAGCTGGGACGCCTGGCCACGGTGACCCTGACGCCGCAACACATCCCGTTGCAGGTCAAGGTCGTGATCATCGGCGCCCGCCAGCTCTATTACGCCTTGCAGGACCTGGACCCGGACTTCCAGGAAATGTTTCGCGTGCTGGTGGATTTCGATGAAGACATCCCGATGGGCGACGAGAGCCTGGAGCAGTTCGCCCAGTTGCTCAAGACCCGCACTTCGGAAGAGGGCATGGCACCGCTGACCGCCGACGCGGTGGCGCGCCTGGCGACCTACAGCGCCCGGCTGGCCGAGCACCAGGGACGCTTGTCGGCGCGTATCGGCGACTTGTTCCAGCTGGTCAGTGAGGCGGATTTCATTCGCCAACTGGCCGGTGACGAGATGACCGACGCCGGCCACATCGAGCGTGCCCTCAAGGCCAAGGCCACCCGTACCGGGCGTGTCTCGGCGCGAATCCTCGACGACATGCTGGCGGGGATCATCCTGATCGACACCGCTGGCGCGGCCGTGGGCAAGTGCAACGGGCTGACAGTGCTGGAGGTCGGCGACTCGGCGTTTGGCGTGCCGGCGCGGATTTCCGCCACGGTGTACCCGGGCGGCAGTGGCATCGTCGACATCGAGCGCGAGGTCAACCTTGGCCAACCGATCCACTCCAAGGGCGTGATGATCCTCACCGGTTACCTGGGCAGTCGTTATGCCCAGGAGTTCCCGCTGGCGATCTCGGCCAGCATCGCCCTGGAACAATCCTACGGTTACGTGGATGGTGACAGTGCGTCCCTGGGCGAGGCGTGTACGCTGATCTCGGCCCTGTCGAAGACGCCGTTGAAGCAGTGCTTTGCCATCACCGGCTCGATCAACCAGTTCGGCGAAGTGCAGGCGGTGGGCGGGGTCAACGAGAAGATCGAAGGCTTTTTCCGTCTCTGCGAAGCCCGCGGGTTGACCGGTGAGCAGGGGGCGATCATTCCCCAGGCCAACGTCGCGACCCTGATGCTTGACGAGAAAGTGCTGGCCGCCGTTCGCGCCGGGCAGTTTCACGTCTACGCGGTGCGCCAGGCCGACGAAGCCCTGAGCCTGCTGGTGGGCGAGCCTGCCGGCGAGCCGGATGAAAACGGCGAGTTCCCGGAGGGCAGCGTCAACGCCCGGGTGGTGGAACGGCTGCGGGTAATCGCGGAAATGATCAGCGAAGACGACATCAAGGAAGCGGAAAAGGAACTGGCGCAGCAAGCCTTGGCGGAGGCCAAGCCGGCTTGA
- a CDS encoding DUF3015 domain-containing protein produces MKRILLGTLFTAVSLNAMAQAPGGPDCGWGNMLFEGQRGTPAHFLASTTNGTSGNATFGMTSGTNGCSTNAALTYGGKSWLAMNGMMNELSEDMAKGQGEALTTYAVVLGVAPEDRAHFSAVTHEHFQQIFSKADVTAEDVHTNTLAVLKSDPRLAKYAPQA; encoded by the coding sequence ATGAAACGGATTCTTCTCGGTACTCTCTTCACCGCTGTATCCCTCAACGCCATGGCTCAGGCGCCGGGCGGCCCGGATTGCGGCTGGGGCAACATGCTGTTCGAAGGTCAGCGTGGCACTCCGGCACACTTCCTGGCATCCACCACCAACGGCACTTCCGGTAACGCGACCTTCGGCATGACCTCCGGCACCAACGGGTGCTCGACCAACGCGGCACTGACCTACGGTGGCAAGTCCTGGCTGGCCATGAATGGCATGATGAACGAGCTGTCCGAAGACATGGCCAAGGGTCAGGGCGAAGCGCTGACCACCTATGCCGTGGTACTGGGTGTAGCGCCGGAAGATCGCGCACACTTCTCCGCCGTTACCCACGAGCACTTCCAGCAGATCTTCAGCAAGGCTGACGTGACGGCGGAAGATGTGCATACCAACACCCTGGCCGTGCTGAAAAGCGACCCTCGCCTGGCCAAGTACGCGCCTCAAGCTTAA